GGCatgcaagcaagcaagcaacgGTAATGTTCAGCGTCACTAAATAAATTCCCCACTCGTATTGTGTAACGGTGGACGTTGTCGGTTTCAATACCATTTCAATTTCATGTTGACGTACAGTACGTAGGGACAAATACTGTGGCACAAAGGACTTCCACAGATATTGTATTTCAGCTATGCCTAGAAAATAAATTGAACGTGTAAAAATGGGGTAGTTAGTTGATCATAAGATGTAGCCTGAGGGAAGTCCTTGTAGTCGAAGCAGTAACATGTCGTTATCTGCTTAGATTGTAGTACAAGTGCTGATGACATAACACATGTAACAGCAGGCCAAGGTACTCTACTTTCTCGGTGCTGAGTAAGACTACATAAATATCATGCACTCTGTATATTCTTTTCCAAGTTTACTTCTTAAAGAATAAGTAAGGGTGGAAGAGAACGTGTATACTAAAGCAGTAATGGAACAATAGATTataaaaataagtgaaaatgtaagaaaattCGATATCAAACAGTCTGTTACAATTAGCGACATCCAAAGTATTACTAATACAGCGATGTTCTAAATCACCTAGTTGAACCTCTGTTAATTACATAACAGCTAACCAATGCAATCCTGCTATACAAAATGCCGATCCCGCTAGCAACTCAAGTTAAATGTCTATTCTTTTGTTAGCGACTAACAGAACTGCTAGCAAATGCAAACGCCAGCAACAGCAAACACCATTTTGTCAACATGCATTCGAGTACGCCAAGGTGTGTCACATGACTTCTGAGTCTTTGTAAAAACGTTTATTGTTTGGGGAACACCTGCAACGTCAATATGTAGATACAGTTACACTGCAGTTCATTCAGCAAATCCCGGCTGGCCTTGTGCTACATGCACAGATGCGCCGGTTAGCAAATACCTGCGAAATGTCAACATGGATGACACAGGGGGAGGGGTGGTGACCCGGGGTGGTGACATATACCTGTCGATATACATTGTCATTGTGATTATTGCAGGTAATAACCCTAAAGTTCACTCTAGATTCTGTGTCTAGATCCCCTAGTAAAAAGCGTACGCCAAAACTCTTCTGACATTCTGCAGATCTGAAGTTCACTTGATGTGTAACTGGATACAATGCGTAGTATCGAGGAATGGAGAACaaatacagtatacatttacaccTACACACGTATTTGTTCGTTGTTTCAGTGCTTTGTTTTCTTAACCACACCTTGCCAATAGTAACCCTGTCACAAGCACGAGACTTTTACTATTTGGTGTATGACCTCTACAAGGTCGTACAATAGTGATTACCTCACGGATAAAAGATATAAATGTAGAAATGAGACTTGCTGTGTACATGCATATTTACAACTGCATGTTGTAATTGTTCGAATGACCTTCAAAAAGGGTAGTGACTCTCAGTTCCCTGTCATTTATAATGTGTCGTCAAATTGTATGAAAATCAATTGACCTTTGAATTACATTGCAATGATTTTGGAATTTTTCAACAGCGAATACATTGTTTGAAGGTTGACCCAAAATAGCCATTAAAATTGTGATATATTCTTTCAAGTGGTGTGATATTAAGAAAGTAAATTTTGGTATTTCTGCTTTTATGTATTAGTATTCTGCCATGAGATGTTGTACCATGCAATTAAGTGATACATAATCTTTATTTTGAGTAGACTCGGTATACGTTCCCCTAAAactgggggtggggtggggtgggggtacgGTCACCCACGTGACATTATATAGGGCATCACAACCTAGATGTATACTTCACGTAGGTCCTATAATTATGGTGATGAGTCATAGTAATTTATACAGTAAGATGCAGACTAGGACATCACATGTCCGAAATTGCCCGAGGTTACCCGAATACCCTTTGACCTATTACTCACAGGGAGTAGTTTTATTCTTAGTTTGTGTTCAGACCACTATTTActagtagtggtctgaggtttgtgataaaaataatttgttgcGTAAGTCACCTCTAGTCAAGCGGAAATATGGCAAGGacatattacattatatcacattacattaatTAAGCAACATATCGATTTTACAcgattattacatattattaaatatttcacctTTTTAATCACTATGAAAGACAATGTTCCGGTACTATCCCCGAGACATACTTTGAGATAGTATATACGTCAATCGTGTGCCTTCAATAGtagattttccggttccaagatgcattgcgcgagacgACGTCGCtcatgttgttatatttagtctttgttacgtttgaaataacattttcatcaggaaatgatggaacggcatgttgacctctttgattttgattgattaTGGTACAAGGACTgaacgccatcaatgacagacagtgattttacaggtgaacccatGTACGGCCAGCTGACAACATCAGCCTGAGTAGCACGTGCTAACCCCTCAGcacgtacacaatacatggttGCATGGatagacgcgcaatgcatctcgGGACCGGTAACAGGTCATTCAATATGTTAAACATTTCTTACAAAGTAAATTAATCAATTGTATACAGCAAATGTGTTATATGAAATATTGGTCGTGCAGTAGTTCTGAGACAAGACACATTTTGGCATGGATTTCGAAAATGGCGAAATTGATATGAGAACTCAACGAAaaagtcaattccaaattagaATTGAAATGGATATGTTCAAATGATAGTTACAGGCGCATACTTGCCCCACcccacatgcacatacatacacatacacatacacatacacatacacatacacatacacacatacataccgtgccatacatacatacatacatacatacatacatacatacatacatacatacatacatacatacatgtacgcacacacattattttttaaaactcaatCATTCTTGCTTGTCTGTTCTAGTACGATTCAATTACTGGTAATATTCGATTATGTATCcaattagactgtaagatacatcgtgtccTTCCGCCCTCACCTTCGGGGTTGacagatgtgtgagggcgtcccggcatggcataccttacagactaattaaTATCCAATCAAACGTATATTtctacgtgtgtgtgtgtgtgtgtgtgtgtgtcaaacaaATCATGTATATCAGTTATCTATCtaacacacacattcattcattcattcattcattcattcaatcattcattcattcgttcgttcattcgttcattcattcattcattcattcattcattcattcattcattcattcattcattcattcattcattcattcattcattcattcattcattcatttagttATTAATGTTTTCCCTTTTTATTCTTTCAATCATGCACGTGTTAATACAGCCAGTGAATTCGGATGCTGAGGCTGGTAAAAGTCCCCCGACTTATGATGCAGCACAGTCAGGTACGGCTACTCTACATGATTCCTTGCAGTTGATTATTTCCCTTCTGGTAAAAGCAAATCACGAAGTACAAATACCAACTGTCAACAGTTCAGATTCCATGACATAATGTTGTTACACAAATACTTCTAAAGTGGCATTGTACACAACTGTGCACGTACGCTTTGCGTGATAAAAGAAGTAGTCTCTACCCGTAGGGGGTCTTGTGAAACAAGTTAAGCTCTTAGTTACTTTGTGTTCATTTACTGCTGCTGTGAAACAAGCTCTACGCATTGTTGTCCATAGTCGGTAACAATCCGCGTAAGACGGAACATAAATTCAATAGGACATGTGTTATCTTGATAAAGTAGTGTGGGAAATTATCTTGAACAAAACTCGCACAAAGACAGAGGCACATGCAAaattatttactatttttaaaatctattaatattgtttatttcGAGAACATTACACACTTACGAGTCTAAAAAGCCATAAAAGAGAACTTATTTAAAATCCCATAATCGGATAATGATGCAGTAGTATTTTCGCTCTTTTTAACGGTCAAAGTTAAACCGTTTGAAATTCGTACTCCCTAGCCTCCTAATACTGAACAATATTGTAATGGCATTGTTATAGGCAACACAGACATCGTTAATACAtttttaagagtaaaaaacaCTCCATGAATATGAAGTTTACGTAGACGAATAATGAACTTAAAATAGTACCCCTTGACAAGAAATGAACAGTTCCCAAAATTACGGATTATAGCATATTGGCTTTGGTATAAGGATATCTCATATGACGTTATTATCGTCACCAGTACAATTCAAGATAACTcctaaatatatacaaatggtTATACAAAGGACAACACACAGTGTTATTAAGTTTGATGTGaggtatattttgaaatgttaaattttcAGGTGAAATATATTAATAGAGAGATTAGGCTCCTTTGCATTGAAAATGATGATGTCTGGCATATTTCCATCAGGTTTGTAGAAGACACCTGAGGCACTCAACTGACGGACATACCAGAACAATGTCATCTGCGTACAAAAGACGATAGGTGCATTTGCCTCCAAGGCGACAACCAATGTTCGTTTCAGTTTAGCGAGTTACTTTCAATTATCAATGTACACGTGGAAGACGGGGCAATATAATGCCTCCCTGTCTAACACCAttacagataaaaaaaaaaacccgttCAAATGAAACAGAGCCCCATCCGACACAGCCCATGGATACCAATGATCTAAAATTGTGCCGGTAAAATTGAAAATAGGTACACCTCTACGAAGCAGTTTACGAAAACGTGTCCAGTGGTTTACCCTATCAGAGGCAATAGTATTATAGCATCTAATGAACATCCTTATTTATGATGATTATAACAACAAAAGTAGAAAGACACTTTTTCTCTAAACCCAAATTTATAATCAGTCCAAAAAGTACAAAAACGATCGCATACTAATTTAATACAGTTTGGAGATGACAGTAGTAATAGCAATTGGTCGAGAATTTCCGACATCTGTGACGTCACCATTTTTATCTTTAACTGAAATAATACTATCTAACACAAGGCACACGGTAAATAACCACGAATATAAGCAGCTGCAAACAACAGTTACCGTTACATTACCGTCAGCTTGTAACATGGCAAACATGGAACGAAAGaatgtcatttcataattttcacgATGTACTGTTATATATCTAATAATGATGATAGAAATACAAGTTAATGGCAAATAATACTCTAAGACTAGGAACGTTGTTTTGACGAATGTTTACAAACAGTAATTATGATTTACAGATCCCCCACCAACGTATGAAGAGACGATGAAGGATCGTCTTAAAAAGGCGAAACAAGAATCTACGGGAACAAAAGACTTTGCTATGGCTGTGTTCAAGATCGTATGTGGTTCAGGTAAATGAAACcgtgtaatatgtacatgtatgtatgtatgtatgtatgtatgtatgtatgtatgtatgtatgtatgtatgtgtgtgtgtgtaatgtatgtatgtatgtatgtatgtatgtatgtatgtatgtatgtatgtatgtatgtatgtatgtaagtatgtatgtatgtatgtatgtatgtatgtatgtatgtatttatgtatgtatgtatgtatgtatgtatgtatgtatgtatgtatgtatgtatgtgtgtgtgtatgtatgtatgtatgtacgtacgtatgtatgtatgtatgtatgtatgtatgtatgtatgtatgtatgtatgtgtttgtgtgtgtgtgtatgtatgtatgtatgtatgtatgtatgtatgtatgtatgtatatatgcatatatatgtgttgtacatgttcacgtgtgtatgtgtgtaagtatgAGTTTAGGTATGTCTGGTACTTTTTCACTTGACAAAAAGGTTACTGTTACAGTTTATGCGGCTTTCACATCCACACCTTGAACTGTAGTGATGAATTCATCTATtgttatgtaatgttatatatgttTGGTTCTTTCAGCTGCATTACTTCTTGGCTGTTTTATCGTCACTGGAATCCTGATGGCaatacctattgcaatgatcgTCATGGGTAAGTAAAGAATGGTGAACAACCATCCCTAGGCATATCCATAGTTGACAAATTCTTGTCCCCTACAGTTTCTAAAATGGTCATCTTCTCTTGCCAAAACTTACCCGATTTATATCATTTCCGTTTGATTTTTGCCTTATCATTATTTCTGGCTTTTCGCTATTTTTCACAATCTTATTATTTCTCTTCAAATATCTTGTCTCTATTTCGCATTTACTGTTTCCTTTACTTTTAGTGTATCGTTTAACAGCAAAGGAAACTCAGTTGTGTAGAATACCCAGTCAGACCTGATTCAGTTTTTCCCAGGCTTGTAGAAGGTGATTTGATAAACAAGGACAACATCAAATACACCATGCGGAGGGTCTATGTTTTGACAGacaatacacaaaatattaatcACATCATGGTTATACCACCACTGCGCATGCGTGTGAAGTATACATGGGCAATTACCATGGGCACGGTGTGATTggaaacaaatacatgtaaatgctaAAATTGTGTTTCAATTtagtactagtatatacaacGTTGTAAATCCCCTCTGAAAGAAATAGACATAAACAGCTCAGACCACTGCACTATCTTACTATATAGAAAACTATTGGTCTGAGTTCTGACTGTCGATTCTGCACAGTTTATTTTCTTTTGCTGGATCATTTGTCAAGTATCGAGCAGAACAGGTCGGCGTACTAGGTGTACAGAAGTCCCCCTCTTTCCTCATCATCCAAGAAAAACATGGTGGCAAACGATAAGACACTTATTTACTTATCATGCATTCTCTACAGGTGCTATGAATAAAGACGATTGTCCAGCAGAGCCATATATACCCATATACCTAATCGTAGCCGGTGCATGTTCGCTGGCGGTATGTGTTTTATCGATGTGTGGATGTCTTAGAAATAGGGGAGATAAAGACGAAGGCGAAGGGGATGGTGGTTGCGGTATCGCAGGATGTTGTACTGGCTGTTTTTCTGGTCTTATCTCTCTGTTCCTAACGGCATGGTTCATAGCAGGTAGGAATATAATGGCttagcgagagagagagagagagagagagagagagagagagagagagagagagagagagagagagagagagagagagagagagagagagagagagagagagagagagagagagagagagagagagagagagagagagagagagagagagagagagagagagagagagagagagagtgagagagagagagagagagagagagagagagtgtgtgtgtgtgtgtgtgtgtgtatgtgtgtgtgtgtgcatgtgttgaTAATGTATCGTAATTCCTCAATGTATCATTTGTTTGCAGGTAATGTGTGGATCTATCGTACACATGAACCGTCTTACGACTCTGAAACAGAAAACTACTGTGATAAGACTCTGTATCTGTTCTCATTTTGGCTGATGACGACATCCTACATATTCACCGGATTGGCATGTTGTATTGGTATACTATGTGGATGTATAGCCGCCTGTGTCGGTGGCAAAAATTGAGTTCAAAGGAGAGCGCCTGCGGATTACGTCATTGGATAGACCATTGACGTTGTGTACTTGAAGAGTAGGAATTGAAGTGTCATTATTTTCCGAGTATGCTTTCTTGAGAATGTCCCTTAGAGTTAGATTGTGAAAGTGGTTAAAATCTGTAATATATGATTGTTATCCCCCCTATATTTCTCTCTCTCAGTAGAGTATCTATATGATGAAGGCCAATTGCTACATTTGATTGTCTGGCGCCATGTATCTTACTTCCATTGCTAGATCTTATTGTCTGGCGCCATGTACTTACTACCATTGCTAGATCTTATTGTCTGGCGCCATGTATCTTACTCCATTGCTAGATCTTATTGTCTGGCGCCATGTATCTTACTTTCATTGCTAGATCTTATTGTCTGGCGCCATGTATCTTACTTTCATTGCTAGATCTTATTGTCTGGCGCCATGTATCTTACTTCCATTGCTAGATCTTATCATCTTGCGCGACAAAAATCTAACAAACATTTCTAGGTCTTATCGTCTCACACCGACAAACTGTTATTAAATGAGGGTTGGGTATTTAGTTTTGGATGATAATCaataaacaatttcatcatgtcttcctacttgaaaaatcaatttgaaacaacatatgccaagtccctgtttataactcaataacgtgcaaaagattaatacatatgtaaaatctttgttattgtacgtacaataacccCCCTTTTACACGttgaaaaacaaactttttttgcaatgtattgagtatAAAACACatactttgtcaatgttgtttcacgttaAATTTTCAAGTAATGAACCACGATGAAATttgttatataaatgaaaaatccaaaataaatacccaatcctcatccatgtggccactttaacattGCTGGTAGAAGTGTCATATTGAAAACCTGAAGAAAGTAAAGGTTGTTACAATGCATAATTATGACCTTGCTAGGAATTTTTAAGACAGTGATAACGTTATCACgttcaagttttaaaaaatgtagcaatgttggtaataTAAGATATTTTGTAAAGCTAGACGATAAAACGTTTGAATTggaatgttacatttttgttgaacccagcaatgttttgtttcaagtcaactgGTTTCTAGTGTATGGGCATTTTATATAGTAGTACATTTTACTCTTCCGTTTAACATGCAAATGAACAACCACATATCACACAACATTCACGTGATTTTGCTTACAGTGAATTTCTGAGTGACATTTTTATGCAACGTCTATTTGCATGGTAACGTAGTAACATAACGTGAATGTTGCCAAACGCATATTAAGTTATATAACCAATTAAATATGATTATTTGCTACAATTGATTACCAAAGATTGATGATTTCAAATCATGATGATTTACTATGATATTAAAGATAATAATCCGCGTTATTTTGAAGATCATTCTACACGATAAATATATCAGTGATTGATTTGAGATAATTAATACAACTCAATAGGGCTAAtaattccattccattccacaTAGTAGTGCTATAAGTCTGGAAGGTActccgtgatggggcgccctcacacatcggtcggATAGgacaggccagtgagggcggagcgacacggcgtatcttacagtcttgaGGCTATATACAAAGCATGATTCGAGGCTAATGAATAAAAGTCCGTTCAGTGACTAGTACTTATcgtaaaatttgaatatcagAACAAATGTCACCAATGTAATttacattcatgaatatttaatagcTTTCGAATCCTGCTCtggatgacgtcattgtaatggatttacatgtacatactaatatgatatatattggACTTTTTTCTGTTGTAGAGCCCCTTATATAGTATATGGTTTCAGGGTTTTttctctgtatatatatat
The genomic region above belongs to Glandiceps talaboti chromosome 8, keGlaTala1.1, whole genome shotgun sequence and contains:
- the LOC144438794 gene encoding transmembrane protein 272-like, which produces MEEMGEVKQPVNSDAEAGKSPPTYDAAQSDPPPTYEETMKDRLKKAKQESTGTKDFAMAVFKIVCGSAALLLGCFIVTGILMAIPIAMIVMGAMNKDDCPAEPYIPIYLIVAGACSLAVCVLSMCGCLRNRGDKDEGEGDGGCGIAGCCTGCFSGLISLFLTAWFIAGNVWIYRTHEPSYDSETENYCDKTLYLFSFWLMTTSYIFTGLACCIGILCGCIAACVGGKN